A stretch of DNA from Malus sylvestris chromosome 9, drMalSylv7.2, whole genome shotgun sequence:
AATTATTCCTCCTAATTCTTCCTAACTTCAGTAAATAATTTCAAGCCTTGTTCCAGTGCTTAATCCATCTGGAACACAATGTATTGATATGGACATCCAGGCGTCTGATTTCAATCAAACTCCTGGGCGGTATACAAACACTCCAATTCTTCAAACAATTAAGCATGCAGCTCCACAAATATGGTGCCTTTGATCTATCGAATGTACCATAGAAAATGGTGCCTTTTCATGTTAGCAGGTGTGTGAGTCTGGCAAACTTGTAAGTATAAGAACAGGAGAAGTTGGGTTTCCAAGGTGTTCGGTATCAGTTGTCAACGGCTTTCACTCAAGATCTTGcgtgtttttctttgttttcccaAGTTCGATCTCTTGGGTGGTTTGTTGGCGTTCACCACTTGAGAGCATACCAAAGTCACTGCTAGGTCCACTGTTCTCACTGGTCTCTTGCTCTTGGATTTCTAGTGCTAGTGCTAGTTTTCTGAATTTATTCAAGTCTTCCTTGTACTCACTAGCGTTGTACTCTGAGCTTCCGTAACTGAATACTGTACTTTGACCTGGTATGATTCCCTCATTTAACTCATCTGCAGAAAGATTTCCTTCCAAGGCTCGAACCACCTGATTTCAATCAAATATTAAGAATCAAATGGCACATGCAGAACAATGTTTACATGGACCGGTTAAAAAAGGATAACCAGCACACAGTCAAACTGGAACTGTAAAGTTTCTTAGGCGTACTAACAACCAACCTGAACATGTACAAGGTAATAGGAAAGATCAATGAAACGGAAGTTAACCGGCCACAAAATCTTACATGACTAGGTTGGTTCAACCTTTGAACTCTGCCCTTTTGGGTTTACCAAACCAATACTCTAAACATTGCTGGAGTTGGGATTCAAACCTCCCACCAGGTCTACGGTTCCTTTGGTTCATGGAATGGAAATGACAATAAATCTTATGTGTTCCAGGGGGATGATGAGAAATGAGAATGCACCTTTCCCATTACAGTGCTTAGTAAACTTGGGAAAGTAACTAGGAAATATAGGGACCAAATTGGTATTTGAATTTCCATGGTTCCATACTgaaataaaatttatatgaaatgcGCGATAGACTACTTTTGAGAGATCAACTTGAGAACCTTGTAGGATTACCTGGCTCATTCGCGGCCGACGTCGGGCAGAATGACGCACGCAAGCAGCAGCGCAAGAAAGCATACAGGCCATTTCACTAGTGTTGTAGTCATTCTGCAACCTTACGTCAACAAGAGCATCAAAGTTGCCTGTTTCCAATGCTTGCGCAAGCAAAGGCCTCGCCTGAAATTCAATGGCATGATCTATCAGTTTTTCCATGCCGTTCAAGCTTTATAATGAAAACAAATTCCATTCTAATAGGTGAAGACAAGAACAGTTAGCCAACATAGAAGACTTGACCATTGCCATATACCAAAGAAATATCCAGCAGAACAACAGAATTTGTTAACAGCTCAAAACAAAAGTGTGCTTCATAGTTTTGTTCTCTACAAAAATATGATGGTAAAGTACAGGTGTTAAATTGGTAGTGATGGTATTTTATACACACCCACTCAACCATGCTATCATCAGTGAAGGTCTGAGTTTTATCAATGGGTTGGCGTCCAGTTATCAACTCCAACAGCACAACCCCAAATGAAAATACATCTGACTTCTCAGTGAGCTTTCCACTAGATGCGTATTCAGGAGCTAAGTAACTGCATTTGGTAGGTTTGGGAGAAAGCAAGAAATCGAACTATATTAGCAAATCAACCATTAGAGCCCAAACAATAGATGTTTTTTATTTCACTCCAAAACTGGACTGCATGGGACCAGTAAAGCTGTAAGGAAAATTATTACAGACAAATAATCTTACCCAAAAGTTCCCATGACCCTAGTGGAAACATGAGTATCGGTATCTAAAGCCAACTTGGCAAGTCCAAAATCTGCAACCTGAACAAAGATCATATACAGAAACAGTACAATATATGAGTCAATTTTAAGGAGCATTTGAAACCTAATTGACAAATATATTCGACAGCTCCTTCTTAAGGATGGATTTGCTTGGTCAAATGAATAGCGGAGCTGGTTGTAATGTTTAAGTCAAAGTTATCCAGATAGCCAGTGAATTCAACAACATGGATTCCTTTACTTTGGCATGGAGAATCGGAAAGCAAGGACAAGGATTGAGATTTTGATGAGATCATTTTGGTACTAGCCCTTATATAAGCATGTAAtcctcttctcttttctctttgtttCTCCATTTTAAGAAAACAAAGTAGCTTTGACCAAAACAAACTCTTCTACAGTAGTTATCCAATAATAGTATAATACTACTCATTCtatcttcaaatttcaattgGAGTGGAATTAGTGGTCAAGAGGTAATGAGTCATGCAACTATCACAATACTACCTTTGTAAATAAGGACTAACAAGTAACAAGTTTACCTTTGCCTCAAAGTGATGATCAAGAAGAATATTAGCTGCCTTGATGTCACGGTGTATGATCTTCGGTTGACCTGGAGATATAGCTCAAGAGTGGGTGAATTCCAAAGCATACAACACAGACCAGAAAATTTTCTTATGGTTTTCAACAATAAAGCTAGCACGCAAAGAAGGCTTACAGTCCTCGTGGAGATACGCCAATCCTTTGGCAGAACCTAGGGCGATTTTCAATCTAGTTTGCCAATCCATAGTTGGTCTCCCCATTCCTATAAAgtttttctttgataaaattCCAATCACTGATATGAAATGCAGAAGACTAACCAACaaaaatacttaccatgcagATGAAATTGCAAGGTATCGTTTGGAACGAACTCGTAAACAAGCAACCTCTGGGCCCCACTAATGCAGTGTCCAACCAATGAAACAAGATGTCTGTGATGGACGCGACTAATAACTTCAATCTCTGCTTGAAATTCACGTTCCCCTTGCCCACTCCCAGCTTTCAGCTGCTTAATTGCAACCACTTTCCCATTTGGTAGGACTCCTTTATGAACAAAACCAAATCCTCCTTGACCAAGGAGATTGACATTGGAGAAACCATTTGTTGCCATTGCTAATTCTTCATATGTAAATGTGATTTGTGACGACCCAAAGGCAAAGCCAGACGATGCAACTGAGGGTGGTTTCTCAGAGCCCAAGCTGCTACTAGCCGAAGATGGTACTGGGGGATGAGTAGGCTTTGGCAACAGTTCTACTTTTTCTGACGGTGGAGGATCATAATTATGCTGCAAATGTTGAGGAGGACCGCCAAAATCATCTGGAGAAATCAAAGAATAGTAATGATACAAATTTAATTAGAGGCAACGATCAGATATCAGGAATAGTCGGAATTTCACAAATTATAGAGATTTCAGAAATCTGAGGTAAATAGAGTTAAATGATCACTAAAACTGAATAATATAAACCATGTGACATGCTAAAACTAAATTCGTTAATGCTATTTCATATAAATAATGAAATCAAGCAGAATAAAACAACCACTTTTTGTTTAAAGTTAAGCCTTTCTAAACACGGAGGACCTGTCGTTGTCTCTATAGAAGACTACACAAACTCAAAATCACTTCCTGATACTTTAAGGTGGCATTCATTCATGCATTAAGTTTGCATAACCAATTCACCAATCTCAATCATGACAAATTAAGGggccgtttgataaccatttcgttttcagttttgttttcactcttttgaaaactgaaaactaaaatcTTGTTTATTAACTACTTCCAGTTTTCaaacgaaaaacaaaaactgaaaactacttcttgagtttttaaaatttggcattgagttttcacttttaatttttagttttcgtTTTTCTGAAAACTAAAAGGAGTTACCAAACAAGATTTCAATTTTCACTTTTTCAAAAAGTGAAAATTCAAAACCataacaaaaacatgaaaacgaaatggttatcaaacggcaCTAATACTTGGGTCAAACACAAGAACATGGGCGGCCATTTTTCGACAAAAACGGAGATGAGACATAACTAAATCAATGATGCCAGAGTATACAAAGAGGCCTTCCCTAACTCCCACAACACGCTTCTTCCTCCCACCTTCACCTTAAgcacaaaataaaccaaaaactaaaatcgaaatggttatcaaatcgcccgaaaatatttttaattccttACCGATTTGTTACTGAATTGATCACAACAGAatcaagtttttatttatttattcttggTTTCTGGTTTCAATTTTAAGACAATGAAAAGGAGCTCACTTTTGGGTTCTTCTGGATAGTTCCCGGACTCCCGCGCTCTCTCCTGCCGCCTCTTCCGCCTTCtgtagaaaaggaaaaaaatgccCACCACAAGTAGCGTACAAAACCCTCCAATTGCAACCCCTACTATAACCCCCACGTTCGGGTTCGACGGCAATCCCGGCGGTTTAGACGCAGGCGGAGGCGGCGAAGGTGTGGTTCCGCTGGTCGTCGTCGGAGGAGGTGAAGTGGTGTTAGTCGCAGATGACAAAGGTGGAGGCGACGTGGGGTTGGTAGCCGGAGACGGCGCCGACATCGCCGCCTAGTTTCAAAGTCAGCGACGCAAGGGGCTGGAGCTGCAATTCGCCTCTTTTTTAACGGTTTTCTCGTAATTTGGTCAGAGTGCTGCTGCGAATGCGAAGAGAATCTGACTGATAGAGAGGACAAAAGAAAGGGGTCACATGGAGTGGTGGTGGCTGGTGGAACAAGACTAGAATTACTGGGACCCATTTGAGTGAGAGAGACGAAATTGACATAGACCGTTTGTAATTCGCGtaatatttgtttatttaacaTGGTTGAATTGAAAACGCCCTGCCATTCAAGCACCCAAAAAAGTTTCTTCTCAAAGCTAACTAAACGGACGATTCTGCCTCTTAGTATTAAGGTCTAGTGaaattcttctttatttgtatataagatgttttaaatttgattttcgaCAAGAATGAATTTGAAATATTATTGTTAACTCATTGTGAGACGAAGTCTACGTTCCTCACCAATGCAACCAGACCTCCAGCTCTCTCTTCATTCTAGCAATTTAtgactcttcctctctctttctacaATGATTTCTCAAGAGGCACAACTAATCCAtctagggtgcgtttgttgcaccggactatctcggactggactagcattaaggactaagctggactggcttagaataGATTAAGGTAGACTAAaatagtgaagcgtttggtgtagtgtcggactaaaaagcTGAATAGTTAAcactaataatattatattatctaatacatatttaataatattttacatcaacttttttcctttttttttcttaaaacctGTACTCTCTGGAATCTCCTCTCCCTCGTTGGCTCCGTCCAATCCCCTCATCTTCTTATCTCCCTCTTCTCCCTCTGCGTCTGAGCATCACTCTTGCTCCCCGAATCTActttctctccccttctctATCCATTTCTCTCCTTTCCCAAAGCAATGAGATGATACAGATTGTGATTCATGCGTTGGCTTCAAGCGAACAGCTCCCAGATTTCGAAGAAACCTAAACTCTCCTGCAGCGCTTTGATTCTCCATCTTAAATTCCAGAACAAAATAACCATCTCGGAATTTTATAAGAAAAAGGTGAAATTATCCGATTGGGGATTGTTGTTGTTAtcttttgcttcttctttttttctttcgaattttgatggttagattttgaGATCTACGCGGTGGTGTGGCCGCGTCGGCTGTGGGCTGTAGCTGACGGCGCCACAGAAGAAAGAAGGCGAAGCCCAGGGAAAATGAAAGCTCGGGTCTGATCTTGTTTCCTAGTCCCGCTTAATACCAAGCGAAAGCTTGGGACTCGTTAACGAGGTTTAGTGAAGCAGTGAGCGCCTCGTAGTCGAGGCGAGTCTCACTTATTGTAGTCCAGCGCCATTCCAAACGCAGGATTATAGTCCTACTTAAGTTAGTCCAAGCCAATCCCACTTAAGgaggtgcaacaaacgcacccctAGGGTTTTGGGCACATCTTTGCCTCCATAAAAAGTTGTGTGATCTTAGCAACACAAAACTCATGCTAGCCTTAGAGCGAGAAAGGAGAACCCAGTCAGAAGTCAATAACCTCACTTACACCCTCCATAGTACTCCAAGGTTACATCACTAAATGGACGCATCAACCGTTGTGTGGGAAAGTCCCGAGTAGGGAGGAGACGCAAGGCAAACAAGTGATGACATGAAAAGAATTGAAATTGTGCCCATATCTCTTGTTGGTCTTGAATCTCTCCAGAATATCATGTCAATGCCAGAGTGTATGCAAGAAGAGTTAACATGTTGAAAGAATTTAAAGATGTTTTCGCTTGGAGCTAGGAGGAAATGCCCGGCTTGGACGCAAGCCTAGTGTGCCATACATTGAACGTTCAACCTGGAGTCAAGCATGTAGTGCAACAAAGAAGAAACTTTCATCCGAAGATTGAAGCATAGATCAAAGTAAAAGTGGAAAAGCTTCTAGCTAAAGGGATTCATTACTTTTATCAAGCACCCCCTTTGGTTGGCAACATAGTTcctgtgaagaagaagaagatactGTTAAAATAAAGATGTGACAACTATGGAGACCTCAACAGAGCATTCCCAAAAGATGAATTCTCGCTCCCAACATGGATATCATGATTGATTCAACTTCTGGGCGGGATTAATGTCAT
This window harbors:
- the LOC126582919 gene encoding proline-rich receptor-like protein kinase PERK1, with product MSAPSPATNPTSPPPLSSATNTTSPPPTTTSGTTPSPPPPASKPPGLPSNPNVGVIVGVAIGGFCTLLVVGIFFLFYRRRKRRQERARESGNYPEEPKNDFGGPPQHLQHNYDPPPSEKVELLPKPTHPPVPSSASSSLGSEKPPSVASSGFAFGSSQITFTYEELAMATNGFSNVNLLGQGGFGFVHKGVLPNGKVVAIKQLKAGSGQGEREFQAEIEVISRVHHRHLVSLVGHCISGAQRLLVYEFVPNDTLQFHLHGMGRPTMDWQTRLKIALGSAKGLAYLHEDCQPKIIHRDIKAANILLDHHFEAKVADFGLAKLALDTDTHVSTRVMGTFGYLAPEYASSGKLTEKSDVFSFGVVLLELITGRQPIDKTQTFTDDSMVEWARPLLAQALETGNFDALVDVRLQNDYNTSEMACMLSCAAACVRHSARRRPRMSQVVRALEGNLSADELNEGIIPGQSTVFSYGSSEYNASEYKEDLNKFRKLALALEIQEQETSENSGPSSDFGMLSSGERQQTTQEIELGKTKKNTQDLE